A segment of the Ochotona princeps isolate mOchPri1 chromosome 16, mOchPri1.hap1, whole genome shotgun sequence genome:
GGACACATGCAGGAGACATGTGCACATGTGTCCACACTGTGGGGTGTGTCTACGCTGCATGTGGGTGCCTGTGTGTGGATAGGCGGGGCACCCCTCCACGCCACCTCGTCCAGCCTGGACACTGCCCCCATCAGGACCCACTGAGTGAGGTCAGTGGTGGGCAGGGTGCTGGCGATGGATGTGCTCAAGCCCCCTCTCGGCTTCCAGCACAGCAGGGACTTGGGGGGGCTCGCAGGGACCTCTGTCCAGACCCCACAACGTATTTATTGATGCACCAAGTAGAGcttgagccagagctgggagcagccgGACTCTGAGGTCAGCTGACAGAGCGAGCAGGTCCTGGGTGGCTGGGGCTCACAGCAGGGCTCTGAGGGTAGCCAGGAGAAGGCAGCACTGCCCAGAGTCCCCTGAGCCCCAGCAGGGTCCTTGTAGCAGCCAGGCAGTGACACCTGGGCCTCCGGAAGCAGCCGAGCAGCAGCAGACTGAGGTGCCTGGTCAGGGAGCCTCCGAGGCGCGTCTTGCTGACGTCCGCCTCCACACGCCTGCCCACATGGGCCACCTCAGCGGCCTCAGACACATGAAccttgtgggcacagggtcaGCATCCAGCAAGGGTCGCATACGTGCTGGATTCGGCTGAGGGTTCCATGGGCGGGGCCGCCCTCTGCATGAGTGCCCGCTGGTCCAGCTGAGCGTAGGTCACATCctggccactgcctgctgccaggACCTGAGGGAGAGGGCCCTGGCCAGTCAGGGGAGGTGAAGACAGGGCCCCCCACTCCTGGACCACCGGCCCCCACAGGGCGTTTGTTGCCTGCTGGCCTGTGACCCACGAGGACTTCCCAGGTGGGGCTTCTGTGGACAGGGCTGGGGCAGCACTGTGAGTGGACTAGGGCGGGCAGTGTCAGGGGGTGACACCGTGGACTGGGAGGGGCAGTGGGGGCGGCACCGTGGACGGGGAGGGGCAGTGGGGGGCGGCAGCGTGGGCGGGCCGGGGGGATTGGGATGAAGCTCCTCCCTGGGCAGCGGACACTCACAGTCGGATCCACCTGTGCGTCCTTCCCAGCAAGCCTGTCAACCTTGGCGTTGTCTAGACAGGAAAGGACAGTGCGGTGAGTTCTCCAGGGTAGAGGTCAGGAGGAAGGTCTTCCTGAACCTCAGCTTTTGCCTTTATCCCACAGCTCATCTGGAATCTCTTGGAAGGTTCCAGAACTTCCTCTTCCCCTgctgagacccccccccccccgctgcccCACTTCTCCCACTCCAGACCAGTCCTCCCGCTGCCCTCTACCTGGTGTCGTCTCTAAGTCCTCCATGTTCCTGCTGAGCCTGCAGGCAGAGAATACGAAGCGCTGAGGGCGGCCGGGCGCggggaccagggctgggggcagggctgtgccagggacCTCACCTCTCCTGCGGTTTCCATCCTTCACCTTTGCTGCTTGGGGACCCTAAGGATAGTGGGGGACTGGGTTAGAGGGGTGCATCCCGGCACCCTCACAGACCACCCACACCCCGGACCTACCGTGCTTTgtctgattgtggcgatggaggcagaagagaagcagcaggaggaaggccAGCAGCAAGGCCGCGGCAACGCCCGTGACGACATACAGCAGCCCTGGGCCCGGGACAGGCACTGGGGCAGACGTGCCTAGAGAGGGACGGGCCTCAGCGGCTGGTTCTCACGGCACCCCTCACCTCTGAGCTAacacactccacttcccatccagctctccgcttgtggcctggcaaggcagctggggctgacccaagtcctcgggaccctgcacccgtgtggggacccagatggaagcctgggctcctggctttgggctggctcagctctggctgttcgtcagcacatggaagatggctcactctcctccctccctctgttttatttatttatttttgtgtcaaaggcagaatgacagagaagggaaggagagagaacagagaatatGTATATCTGATGGGTCACTGCCCAggcaaccaaagccaggagccaggagcctcttccaggtctcccacgcaggtgcagggtcccaaggctttgggccgtcctcaattgctttcccaggccacaggcagggagctggtggggaagcagggctgccgggattagaaccagtgcccatgtgggatgccattgCTGCAGACAGCAGCGTAACCTACCATCCCACAATGCTGACTCCCACTTTTTGGCTTTTCAAGTAGATggaaataaatgacattttctcAGAATTCAAACCCTGTCTCACTGGCCACACTTCCTGGGCTCAGTGGTCACTGGTGCTGATGGCACCTGCTGTGGGCAGCACCTGCCCTTCGCACAGGAAGCTGCGCTGGACAACACTGCCCACCATGCCTGTGGGCAGGAAGGGGGAGcaggacccccccacacacacttgctGGCTTCCTCTGGAGCCCCCTGACCGCCGTCCCGCCCAGCACAGCCATCTATGTCTGACTCCTCCTCCCCTCACAGCAGTCCCCCACCCCGCAGGAACTTGGACCTGCCCTGCTGCCCGAGGGCCCGCAGCCAGCCTGCCTGGGCCTGGGTGCCCTCCACCCTCCAGGCCCTCGCCACCTCCCTCCTACAGGCGCTGAGCATTGgggcctgccctccctccctatGTCCTCCCGGAGCTGGATGGGCAAGACTCCACAGACAGGGCAAGAAGGCCCGAGAGCTTAGCTCAgggctgcctggcccaccccacgcATGCTGGTCCTGGTCTGCCCCTGGCGTCCATGCAAGAAGCACATCTGGCCAGCGGTGGGCCCGGACAAGGGCCTGGCTCTTGGAGacacagggcagggggagggagccaGGGAAGAGACCCTGCCCCAATTTGCTGGGGGTAGTGGGGAGAGTGGGCCTCCATTCCCTCTGCCCAGCCAGAGTGTGGGgcagaacgtgtgtgtgtgtgtgtgtgtgtgtgtgtgtgtgtgtgtgtgcagggcagggaggaggagtgTCTGGGGGCCAGGGCATGGCAGAAACCAGGGACAGAGGGAGGCCCTAGGATGGGCCCAGGGCCTGACACAGACCTGAGGGCACAGCCGAGTCGGGGTCGGAGGCCTGGGTGACCTCCTCCGGGGCTACCACCAGCTCCAGCGCTTCACTGTAGTCAGACCAGACATGTGAAGTAAGGTAGACACAGCTGTACCGCCCGGCCATGCTGGCCTCCACTGGGCCCATGGGGAACCGCATCTCGGTCTGGTTGAGTGAAGTGTTCTTCTCATCCTTCACCTTGATTCCCTCTTTCTGCAGGCGGAAGAGGCTGAACGTTTCAGGACTCCGGCACACAAAGGTCATGTTCTGCCCCAGGGGGATGGTCAGCCCCGGCTCGGCGGAGATGGATGGCTTGGACCAGGCCCCTGGAGGAATCAGACAGGATCCCAGTACCTGCTCAGAGCAGCCACACCACCAAGCTCCGTTTCCACGGACAGAGGTTTTCTAAGCAACAGCACTGCTATGCATTCTCCTCACAGCCCCAATTACAGCATCGCAGCCACTGCTGGGGGCACATCCCACCTGCCGCTGTGGTCACCCCGGCTTTGACGGCAAGGACCCCAAGGCAGCCCCACCTTGGGCCTTGGTCTGAGCCTTCTGGGGGTATCACAGTTTGGGATGGCCAGGTCATCTTGGGGGGACAGGGAAGCATGGAGTGTGCAGGGGTCAGGAGTGACCTtggctggagcagcaggtggttgGCCCATCCAGGGGACCCCTGAGTGCAGGCAATGGGCCAGGCAGATCCCGCTGCGGGCAGCTCCCCTGTGGGGCGTGgggtttctctctgtgtcctccaCTCCTGCCCAGCCTCCTCTTCCCCGTCCAGGCGGGGTGGAGGATGGGGGCGGGCTGGGCCGGAAGGTCCGAAACAGGAAGGCCGTGCCACAGCCAGCAAAGCCCCCGCTACAAGCAGACACTCAGTGCACACATTTGTGCGTCGGTCCTTGGTTTTCCTGAGTGACAGACATGATCAGTGACAGCGATGGTGTCACTCTGCATCCCGCAAAACGTGCTGTCACCCCACGTCCACCAGACATGACACGgcacatgttcacacacacacgaggAAGGCAGCCACGGGACGGCTCAGTCGCGTCCCTCCACGCGCTCACTCACCGTTTGCAGGCAGCAGAGCGGTTTCCCGGCACGCGGTGCCCGCTCCTCGCGTGCGGTGCCGTGGCTCTCACAGCCAGGCCCTCCTGACTCACTGAACCTCGGCGGCCCGTGACCAGCATTCTGAGCCCCCCCCTCCATCTGTGCTTTCTGCCCTCGTGCGGGGATGTTGGTTGTCCATGTTCAAGGCCCCACAAACACCAGGCACACAGCCACCACCTGCCTTCTTGGGGGTGTCAATGGAGTCACCCCATCCACCCCCAACTCTGCTAAATGCCTTGGGGcgctgcctggggaggcagggcagAGGCAAGGGGCAACCCTATTACCCCTGGGAGCAGGCAGAGGGGGCGGCTGTAAGCTTGTAAGGAGGATGGGATGAGAGATCTGGGGTGTGCCATGGGACCACAGCTAATGAGCGGGGCTCAGCCACTGCATAGCGTGTGCCTGCTTAAGGCAAGCCAGCACGCTGCACGGTGTCAGGTACACAGGCCTGGCCGGTCGGGcacccacagcccacagcagggGGCCTGGATCCACTCCTGCCTCCCGCTCCTCACTCCACACAGACCCCGGCGCACAGCTCAGGTGCCCGGGCTCCAACCACctgcctggactcctggctttaccctggccaGGGGCCCCTGCAGGTCTTTGTGGGAATTAGCAGGTGGGATCTCTCCTCTCCAGCcccatttttctgattttcattgaGTTGACTAATTATCGTGTGAGGAGGTGCAGGGCTGAGCAGAGCAGGTGTCTCTGAGCAAGTGAAAGCAGACACAGCATTGGTGGACACAGCTTCGCTCGCTGGCAGACACAGCAACGGGCGACAGGATGTGGCGGGGGCTGGCAGAAGTCCATCAGGCTGAGAGGGCCAGGCAAGAGTGGAAAGAAGTTTCAAGACAGAGGGTTCAGCTCGTGGAAGGAGAAGCCAGCCTGCAGGTTATTCTGCCAGCAACAGTCCACAGGTGCTGAGGGCCACCGGGGCAGAGGCCGTGGAAGCGACAGCAGCTGTGGACAGGCCAGGGCTGTGTGCAGGGCAGCGGGGAGAAGCAGTTGAGAGGGGAGGCCAGGCTTGGGAACCTGCAGGGTGGGGAGCAAGAGGGGACCAGGATGACAGCTCAGGCCAGCCAAGACCttgctgggtttgggggagggggcagctctGGGGTCAGCCTCGGTCACGTGGGATCAGAAATGTGTTTGTGGAACTCTACATCAAAGTGACACTTGCCCTGGCATGCTGCCTGCAACATGTTCACGTGGCCCCGAGGCCTGCCACACAGCGCAGGGACCACAGCTGACGCACTCAGACGTCTCAAAACTGCTAAGCTTCTACGTGTCCCCGCCACAAAAAACAGCAGCAAGTTCACTGGCCTGAATTAACTAGTCCACAAAACACTGCACCCCATACGCAGGCACACCACGATTCGTCagtaacttttaaaagttttaggAGGTGACAAATGAGGTAGAGACACCCAAATGGGGTTTTTGGAATTTGGGGTGCAGGGAGGTCCACAGAAAATACACATCAGGAGATTCATGCAGGCTAGGTGTGAATTTCCACAAcattttttggtaccaaaataaacaccTCTTTCAGTCCCGCTGGACTGGTGTCCGGTCTCCCTCCCAAGCCCCACCCTGGCTGCCCAAGGCACTCACCTGACAGCTGGTGGATCAGCTGGCCCAAGCACAGCCCTGCAAAGGAAGGGTCTCTGAGGGGGACACCGTGCTGGGCTACCCCTCACGGGGAGCCCCACAACTCCCCATTACCATCTGAACTCGGCCTGGGTCCATGCTGGCCCTGTCCCAACTCCAGGactagggctgggggagggcgaAGGGGCAGCCAGGGCACCCCAGAGTCTCCTGGACTGGAGGAGGCCTCAGCCCTTCCCCCTATCCCCACCGGGCCTTCCCGCAGGACTTACCGAGGCCCAGGAGGATGGCGGGCTGAGGGGTCATGGCTGCAGGCAGAGTGCTGGCCGCGTCCCAGGTTTTAGCACTACCAGCTCCCTCCGAGA
Coding sequences within it:
- the LOC131482168 gene encoding leukocyte-associated immunoglobulin-like receptor 2: MTPQPAILLGLGLCLGQLIHQLSGAWSKPSISAEPGLTIPLGQNMTFVCRSPETFSLFRLQKEGIKVKDEKNTSLNQTEMRFPMGPVEASMAGRYSCVYLTSHVWSDYSEALELVVAPEEVTQASDPDSAVPSGSPSSKGEGWKPQERPGRPQRFVFSACRLSRNMEDLETTPDNAKVDRLAGKDAQVDPTVLAAGSGQDVTYAQLDQRALMQRAAPPMEPSAESSTYATLAGC